CCGTTCACCCAAACAATCTGGTTTTATCTCATTATTATCTGCTGTATAGCTATCATTATTTATATGATTCACCGCTATCGTATTAATCAACTACTACAATTACAAGAAATGCGCAATAATATTGCACGTGATTTGCACGATGATATTGGCAGTACATTAGGTAGTATTCATCTTTATAGCCAGATTGCAGATAAAAAACTCAGTCAGAGCAACACTAACGATACCAGAAACATCCTGGAAAAAATAAGGAGCTCTTCTAAAGAAATAATTGAAAAAACCAGTGAGGCTGTTTGGGTAGTTAAAGCTTCTAATGACAACATTGCTAACCTAACCCTAAGAATAGAAAGTTATGCCGCCAGTGTTCTTGGCGAGGTGGGTATTGATTTTAGCCTCCAATCTAACAGCCATCAAAATATAAAGCTTAGTATGCACCAACGGAAATGGTTATTTTTAATTTTTAAAGAAGCTATCCATAATATTGTAAAACATTCCCACTGTACAAAAGTAGATATTGCTTTAAATAGCTTTAACAGAGTATTAGAAATGATTATTAAAGATAATGGCATTGGGTTTAACAGTACGGCAAGTAGTTATTGTGTAAAAAATGGTAATGGCGGCAACGGAATTAATAATATGGCTTCCAGAGCAGCCGAATTGAATGCTACATTTAACATCATAAGTGCACAGGACACCGGTACCAAAATCACTATTTCACTTAAACATTAATTAAATTCACCATAATTGGTTATTGCAATGGCTAAAAAAAAGAATCAGATTTGTGATGTGAATAAAACATTAACCGACAAGAAACTGAAAGTTATCATTGTTGATGACAATAAAAATATTCGTGAATCTGTATCACTGCTTTTACAGGACACCCCCTCGTTACAATTAGTGGCTGCCTACGACTCTGGAGTGGAATGCATTAAACATCTTGAAGAAATTATGCCTGATATTATTCTGATGGATATTGATATGCCTAAAATGTCCGGTATTGAAACTGTAAAAATAATCCGTAACTCTTTCCCCGGATTACCCATTCTGATGCTAACCGGGTTTGAAGATGATGACAAGGTTTTTGATTCGATTTGTGCTGGTGCTAATGGTTATATTCTAAAAAATGCCAGTATGGATTTGCTCATCAATCAAATCCATGAAGCCTATTTAGGTGGGGCGCCCATGACTCCTGTTATAGCCAGAAAAGTATTAAACATGTTTTCAGCCTCTTTTGTCAATCATCAGGAAAATGAAAACTATAACCTAAGTAAACGCGAAAAAGAAGTATTGGAGCTATTGGTCAATGGCAAATCCTACAAAGTGATTGCAACTGAATTAGCAATTAGTTATGAGACTGTTCACAGCCATATTAAGAAAATATATCACAAGCTGCATGTCAGTTCTATTGGTGAAGCCGTTTCAAAGACTATAAAACAAAAAATACTTGGCAAATAGATTAAGGTGTAATAATGATTTGAAAAAGCCACATTCGTGGTGCTTCAAGCTGTGATGGTATTCCGGAGTACTCGTGATTGAACAAGTTTCTTGCAATAACAGAAAACGCCATTTGAGGATTGAGTTTATAACTTAGGTTTGCATCATAAATCCAATCACCTTTATCGTGTTCGGCACGATATCTTTTAACCCCCGGAAGCAATTCATTAAATACAACATCAATATTTTCCATAAAACTATTGTATCGGCAATTCACCGCTAATGAAATTTTTCCATAACCTACACTTCCATAACCCTTAAACAAATTTCTGTACCGATACTTAAGAAAGTTAAAAGACACTGTACCTGTTGATGCCTTCAATGAGTCAAAGTCAGTTAATTCTGGATCAATATAGGTGTAGCCACCACCCAGTTGAAGATTGATTTTTTTAAGAATTGTTGCCTGCACACCAAGTTCAAACTCCATTCCATCTATACGTGTATTACCAATGTTCAATGATTTAAATCCAAGTCCAAAAAGTGGATCTTTGAATGGATCTCCATAACTTCCGAAAGCAAACTCAAGCATGTTCTTATACTCACTTCTAAAAACCGATGCATCTACATATCCTGAAAATTGTTTGCCGACAGCAAATAACTGCCTCAACCCTATCTCGGCACTCCATCCGCTTTCAGAAAATATTGAATCGTTTGGATAAATTACAATTGATCCGACTCTGGTTTTAACATACTTTTCCGCAATGGATGGGAATCTGTATCCTTGTCCATAACTACTGCGCAAATACGTGGCACGTAATAAACGTAAGTTTACACCGGCTCTGACTACAGGCTTGGATTCGGCTTTGCTGTAACGGAAACGAAACTGCTCCCATCGCCAGCCTAATGAAAGATTTAATCTGTCAAAAAACTTTTTATCGGCTTGTGCATATAATGCTTTGTTATATGTTTTTCTGCTTCCATATAGGTCACTACGCACACCACCATCAGTAACTACACCTCCACCGGTAAGCACCAGATTCCATTTCTCAAAACGCTGCTGTAATTGTACTTCAGAATAATACAAATCGGCAAATGCTTCCTGATCGGTATCATTATAATTTAATGTTCTGAAATAACGTGAACGCCACTTTGCACTAAAACCTTTTTTATGATGGTAAGTGATAAATGGATCAATGTTGTAGCGTACTGTATGGTAATTGCTCAGTGTAGAAGTGGAGTCATCAACACCACCACTGGGAATATAGGCTCCTGTAGTATCATCATTCCAGATAATAAACAAACCTCCGAAAGACTCCATATAATTGGCATTAACGCCAACAGCAAGCCCTTCAATTTTTGGAAATTTGTAACGGGTATTGATATTAATTCTCGCTCTTTTTTCTGTTTCTCCCTTTCTGAATCCTTCATCCAGCAGGTAATGTCCTCCGGCAACAAAATCCCACTGACCAAACTTTTGTGAATGAAACATATTTGCTCCACTGAGCATTTGCGTGGCTTTTCCCCACCACTTTATCTCTTTTCTTCGAGGAGAGTCATAAATTCCATTATATTGAACAATTTTTGTTATTGGTTCCGATTTAGCATATCCCGTCCTGAAGTTTATGACGCCATTCATAGCAGAAGAACCATAAAGTGCCGAAGATGCCCCTTTAATAATTTCTATCTGCTCCAGATTTTCTATTGGCAGAAAACTCCATTTGGCATCGTTGGCATCGGCACTCAACATGGGCATATCATCAACCAGCACCAACACCCTGCTGCCGGCACCATAACTAAATCCGCTCCCTCCACGAATATTTGCTTGCCCGTCATTTACATTCAACCCTGTCACATGTTCCAAGGCAGTTTCTACATTGTTGTCACCGGTTGTTTCAAAACTCTTAGGTTTAATGGTCTCCATAGATACCGTAACCTCTTCTTGTTTTTGTTCAAACTTTCCGGCACTGACTACCACCGACTGCAGTTGCTTTCTTAATGGAATTAGCTTTACATGCAGGTTTTCAATGGTTGTATCAACCTGAATAGCCCTCTCATAATTTTCATATCCCAGCAGCCTCATTTTCAGCACCCAACTTCCTTTTTCTAATGGTAGTTGAAAATTACCATCAACATCAGTAGTGGTTGCATGATTCTCATCAGTATAAATGGCAACGCCCGGCAATCCACTGCTTTCATCGGTAACCTTCCCAATAACTTTATACTGCTGTGCATTAGCGGAAAGTAATACACACATGAAAAAAATTATAAACAAAATACTTTTCTTGGCAAACATGTTTTTCTTTGCAAATTCTGATTGATTGGGTACAAACCTAAAATATTCCTTCAAATCAGAATATATTACAATGGAAAATAAATTAACAACAGAAAATTTAGTCTATCAAATTGCCTTGTCTTTGTTGCCCGGTGTGGGTGATGTCATTGCAAAAAATCTTGTAGGATATTGCGGAGGTGCTGAAGCTGTTTTTAACGAAAAGCAACAAGCTTTGCTTAAAATACCGAATGTAGGGCAGGTTGTTGCAGAAAAAATAAAAAAAGGAAAAGTAGAAGCACTGAAAAAAGCAGAAGGAGAAATATGTTTCATTGAAAAAAATAAAATCAAACCCCTATTTTTCACCTCTGATGATTATCCAAAAAGACTGAAGTCATGTAATGATTCGCCAATATTACTTTATGTTAAAGGCAATGCAAACCTCAACCCTATAAAATGTATTGCATTTGTCGGCACCAGAAATGCTACAGACTATGGCAAAATGGTTACAGAAAATCTGATTGGTGAAATGGCAGCGCTAAAAGGCATTATGACTATTAGTGGATTGGCTTATGGTATTGATATTGCAGCACACAAAGCAAGCCTGAAAAACAATATACCTACAACGGGAGTGGTAGCTCATGGACTGGACACCATTTACCCATCAGAACATAGATCAACAGCAGAAAAAATGCAGACTACTGGTGCTGTGGTGAGTGAGTTTATGAGTAAAACCAGAGCAGATAAAGAAAATTTTCCCAGAAGAAACAGAATCATTGCAGGTATGGCCGATGCTGTTATTGTAGTTGAATCCGGCACCAAAGGTGGTAGCCTGATTACTGCAGAATTAGCAAACTCCTACAACAGAGATGTTTTTGCTATTCCCGGTAATATTGATAAAGAGTATTCAAAAGGATGCAATGCCTTAATCAGAAATAATAAAGCCAACCTCATTCAGTCTTTGGCAGATATTGAGTATTTGATGGGTTGGGATAAGGAAGAGCATAAATCGATACCCAAACAAGCAAAACTTTTTGAAGAGCTCTCTGCCGATGAGCAGCTATTAGTTGACTTCCTAAAAGAAAATTCAAAAGCCGATATTGACTCCATTTGTTTTCGGTCAGGCATTAAATTAAATAAAATACCTTCTTTGCTGCTCAACCTCGAACTGAAAGGTGTGATTAAAAACTACCCGGGAAAAGTTTACGATTTAATATAAAAAAGAAAAGCCCGCAAGAGCGGGCCGTATCTTCTAAAAATGGGAGCTGATTACTTAGAAGTAGCTTCTTTTACAGCTTCAGTAGCCTGATTTACTACAGCACCTGCAGTTGAATCTACAGTTTGTGCAGCGTCAGTAGCAACCTGAGCAGCGTCAGTAGCAGCTTGTTCAGCAGCAGAAGCAGCTTGTTGAGCAGCAGCAGCAATTGAATCCTGAGCAGCTTTAGCAGCTTCTTCCATTTTTTGTTTTTCTTCAGCAGAAGGACCGCATGCTACGATGCTGAACATTCCGGCAGCCATAACTAAGGCAAGAACTTTTTTCATTGTTTTGTAATTAATTGATTTGAAATTTGAGCGGCAAATATAACTTGCTTTACCTCTGTTAATTAAGTCAAGCTATAAATTTTTATTACCTGTATTTCAATAACTTATGAAATTGAATGGGATATCGCTTTATTTTACACTATGTAATTCTTCTGAAAATACAGTTCATATTGCACTAATGGCATCTAATTTCACTACCTTTGTTGCTTAACATTTAAATTAAATATTATGTCTTTTCAACTCCCTCCACTACCATACGCACCCGATGCGTTAGAGCCACATATTGATACACGCACCATGGAAATACACCATGGCAAGCACCATCAGGCGTATGTAACTAACCTTAATAATGCCATTACCGGTACCGATGCGGAAAAAATGAGTATTGATGATATTTGTAAAAATATTTCAAAATTTTCAATGGCAGTCCGCAACAATGGTGGCGGACATTACAACCACTCACTGTTTTGGACCATTATGGCTCCCAATGCAGGTGGTGCACCAAAAGGTAAATTAGCCGAGGCAATTAATAGTGCTTTTGGCTCGTTTGACGAATTTAAAACTAAATTTAATCAGGCTGCAGCAACACGTTTTGGCTCTGGTTGGGCATGGTTAATAAAAAATGCCGCTGGCAAACTTGAAGTTTGTTCTACACCCAATCAGGATAATCCACTTATGGACATTGCTGAAGTAAAAGGTACACCTTTATTGGGTATTGATGTTTGGGAACATGCCTACTATCTGCACTACCAAAACCGCAGACCAGATTATTGTTCTGCTTTTTGGAATGTGGTTAACTGGGATGAAGTGACAAAACGCTTCGAGAAATAAACTCCGGTTTAAATAATTTAAAAAGGCTGTCTTCATTCAATTGAGGCGGCCTTTTTTAATTCACATTAAAAGTTTAAAACTCCCTATAACAAACCTCTTTTTTTACAGTTTACTATGTGTCAATAAAATTACTTTGCAAAACATAAATCAACCATCATTACTTAATAAAAAGCTGCTACGATTTAAGAGGATATGAATAAGTATCTGCGTTACTTTGTTTTTTTACTGCTGACATGCTTGGCGCTACTACTCATAACAATGGGGCTTTCTGTCTTATTACAGGATAAAATCAAACAATCTGTAATAGAAGAAATAAATAATACCCTCAACACACCTGTAACCGTTAGTGAAATTGATTTTTCTTTACTTCGTTTTTTCCCAAATGCTTCGCTTACACTTAAAAATGTTGTCATAAAAGGCAATCCCTTGAAAGATGCTGAACGTCATCTGTTAAAAGCAGGTAAAATTGATCTGGTATTAAGTATTTCAAGTCTTTTTTCTTCAACCACACAATTAAAAAAAATTGAAATCACCGATGCTGAATTAAATATACTTACCAATGAAAAAGGCCAAAAAAACGATCAGATTTTTAAACAAGGAGACTCCAATAACACTTTTGCTGCTGATTTTAAAAAAGTCTATCTAACAAATGTTAATCTTCTTATTGAAAATAAATCGTCAGATTTTATTTTACAAACTCATCTAAATACAGGTCTTGCTACAGGCAATTTTAAGAACAAAACCTTTGAGCTTAAAACAGAGGCCGACTTGTTTGCTGAAGTTATTCGGCATGAAAACATTTCTTACATCAAGCAAAAGCCCATTCTACTTAATGGAGTGATTTCGGTTGACCTACGTAATGAAATTTATGCCTTTAATGATTTAAAAATTCAACTTGCCAATTTAAACATAAAAGCCAAAGGAAAAATTGAAAAAAGAAATGAAACTTTTCTCGATCTTAACTTTACTTCCACAAAGGCAAATGCAGCAGCGTTACTTTCCATTTTACCCTCTAATTGGGTTGCACCACAAATTTTAAATTACCGATATCATGGAAACATAAATTTTGATACGCATATCTATGGCATTGCATCATCAAAACAATCGCCAACCATTGAAATTAATTTCGGCACCGACAAAACAGATATTATTCCTGACAATGAAAATTATGCATTGAAGAATGTTGCTTTAAAAGGATTTTATTCTAATCGTAAATCAGGAAAGAATATCAGTGTTTTGAGTCTTAAAAATATTCTGGCCAATATTGAAGGAAAGCAAATTAAAGGTGAAGTGTATCTCGAAAATCTTAAAAATCCATATTTCAACATACAGTTAGATGCAGACGTTAGTCTTGCAAGTTTAAGTCGTTATTTGCCCGCTGACTTTACGGAAGAGCAACAAGGCTCTATCTCACTTCATGGGAAGATAAATGGACAAGCCGATAAGAAAGAAACTTATAGGTCAAATGGGACACTCACATTAAACAATCTGAAATTTAAACTTAAAAAAAGAAACATTACAGTTAATAGCATTAGTGGTAAAATTTATTTTAATAATGCAGATGTAAAAGTTGAATCTCTAAAAATTCTTGCGGGACAAAGCGATGTTATCATCAATGCTAACATACTTAATTTCTATAACTACATTTTTCGCGATAACCAAATCATTACCATTAACGGAATTATTGAAAGTCATTTTTTAGATGCCGGTGAATTGTTGGCAGGAAACCAATCTTCCGACACTTCTGATTTTGATTTGCCAGCATATCTCAATCTGAATGCATCATTAAGTGCCGATGAGGTAAAATTCAGAAAATTCAATGCTAAAAACCTTACAGGAAACATAGCATTACAAGATAAAATTTTAAATACAAAACAACTTTCCTTTAATGCCATGGAGGGTCATATAACACTTGATGGTATTATTAACACCAATTTTAAAGACGAAGTTCACATTTCAAGTGATGCCAAAATTGAATCCATAAATATTGAAAAGCTCTTTTATGAAACCGGCAATTTCGGACAACAACTGTTAACTGATAAAAATATCAGAGGAATGTTAACTGCCTCCGTACAACTTGCTACCTATTGGACAAAGCAACTTGACGTGAAGCCCAGCCGCACAATTGCATCTGCAGACCTAACTATTAATAACGGTGCTCTTATTGATTTTAAGCCAATGCTCAAACTTTCGCGTTTTGTCAAAGGCAGCGACCTTCAAAATGTACGCTTCAGCAAACTTCAAAATACGATTCGCATTAATGAGCAAAAAATATTTATCCCCACAATGGATATTCGCTCCACTGCCATGAACATGACCATAAGTGGCACCCATAGTTTTGACAATTTTGTTGACTATAAAATACAAATGAAGCTTTCGCAACTGCTCGGCAAAAAAGTGCGGCAACTAAACACTGAATTTGGCACCATTGAAGATGACGGTAGCGGTGGACTGAATCTTTTTCTGACAATGAAAGGACCGTTGGATAACCCCAAGTTCAGCTATGACAGAAAAGGGGTTGAAAAAAAGATTACTGAATCTGTAAAAACCGGCAAGGATGATTTTCTGAAAATTCTGAAAGAAGAAATAACCGGTAAAAAAACCACCCCTGAGCCGCCACCTCAAAAAAAGAAAGAGCTGGAGATTGATTACGACAACTAGACTATCGTTACTGCCTTTAACGTCAGAAGTTAACTGCTCAATTAGGCCATTTGGCGTTAATAAATATCCACTTTGCCAAAGATTTCCCTACCTGCCTATCAAAAAAAATTAATATTATTGCCGTAATAGTTTTTTTACTTTGAGGATATAAATTGTCATGAAAAATAAAATCATTGTTTTAGTTTTTATATCTGCTGCTATTATTGCAATTAGTGCTATACCATTTGCTCCACAAAAAGTATTAGCCTATCATTCTGCTGATGAGCTGGATTTTTTTAAAACACACATGACACCCATCGCACCGGGAGAATATTTTCTAACTCCTGAAAACTGCAAAGGCTGTCATGGTTTTGATACCTTAGGAATAGCCAATGTAGATGGCAATGGACAAGATGTTAACCTTTATGACGATTGGGAAACTTCCATGATGGGACTTTCTGCCGTTGACCCCTTTTGGAGAGCCAAGGTTAGCCATGAAATACTTACCAACCCTGCGCATTCAACAGAATTACAAAATCTTTGTATCACATGCCATGCCCCGGCCGGCCACTATTCGGCAATGTTTAAAGGTCAGCAACATTATGTAATGGCTGATTTATTGGGAGACTCTCTCGGGCTTTCTGGCGTTAGCTGCACGGCTTGTCATGCAATAGGTGATAGTAGTAGTTTAGGTCAGCTTTTTACCGGTCAGATTCCTTATGATACCAATAAAGTTCTTTACGGCCCTTTTACATCACCTGTTGCCGGACCAATGCAACTTTATGTAGGAATGACACCCGTTCACAGCGACCATGTTAGTGAAGGTCGTTTTTGTTCGCCTTGTCATACCCTACTCTCCAATACTGTTGATTTAAACGGAACACCCACAGGCGGAACATTTATTGAGCAGGCTACCTATCATGAATGGTTAAACTCTACCTACCCTTCGCAGCCGACCACATGCCAAACATGCCACATGCCTCAGATAGAAGATGCCGTGATTTTGGCCAACGGTAATATTGGACTACCCGGACGAACGCCCTTTAATCTGCACCAGTTTGCAGGCGCCAACTCCTTTATGGTAAAACTGATAAAACAAAATAAAACCACCTTAGGTGTTTCTGCTCCGGACTTTAATTTCGATTCAACTCTGGCAGCCATAACACGAATGTTAACAACACAGTCGTTAAACGTACAAGCATCATTAGTTAACATCACTAGCGATACTGCTTTTATAGATGTGAACCTAACTAACAAAGCCGGTCATAAATTTCCAAGTGGCTACCCTTCGCGAAGAGCTGTACTACAGATGATTGTTACCAAAGCCAATGGCGACACTTTATTTACTTCAGGTTTATTTGACCAGAACTATGAGGTGCAAAATATTTCTACCCCCTTTGAACAACATCATGATATCATTAATTCATCCACACAGAATCAAATTTATGAAATGGTAATGGGTGATGTTAACAGCAATGTAACAACTGTGCTGGAACGTGCAGCCGCACCTTTGAAAGACAACCGTATTCCACCGGCCGGGTTTACCACACAACACTATGCCTACGATACTTGTAAAATTGTGGGAAATGCTTTGACTGATGCAGACTTCAATAAGAGCGGAGCCGTACAAGGTTCAGGACATGATATTGTACATTTTCACATACCATTGAATAGTTACAGTGGCACCATCAATGTTTATACTGCTGTGTACTATCAAACCTTACCACCTGCTTTTTTAAATGATATGAGTACTTATTCATCACCTGAAATAAATACTTTCCTGTCAATGTATGCCAATGCAGATAAAAGCCCTGTTAAAGTGGATGCCGACACCCTGTTGAATATTTCTACCGGTGTAAAAGAAACGCCATTTACATCAATCACTCTTTCACCCAATCCTACTGCTGACGGCAAAATTCAAATCAATGGTTTGGGATATCGTTCGTTTCAACTTGAAGTCTTTGATCAGAATGGAAAGAAAATGATTTTCAGCACCGAAAGAAAAAATAATACACTGGAACTACATCTGCCCCAACCAAGAGGAATTTATTTTGTCAGAATAAACATCAATGGAAAAATTATGTCCTATAAAATTTTAAAAATTTAAGGATTCAGTATTTTAATAATTTATTATACACTAAATTTTGAAAATCAATGAATATGAAAAATAAACTTTACACTAAACTATTTTGTCTGCTTGGGCTTACTCCCGCATTCTCCAATGCGCAGCTATCTTTTAGCAATAGTAACAGCAGGCTTCCATCTCCTGCCTTTCACAGCGGATGCCCCGTTTCTGTTGTTGACTGGAATAACGATGGATTAGACGATATTATCAGATTAGATAATGCAGAACAATGTTATGTTGATGTTCAAAAAAGTAATCAGCAGTTTGAAAGAGTTTACTTAGGTTCTATTTCAAACAATGCATGGGCAATGGCTGTAGCCGATTTTGATAAAAACGGATATAAAGATGTAGTTGCTGGTGGCAGCGGATTTAATATTACAATTTTTAAAACCAACAACACCGGAACAGGAGCCACAAAAACAACAATAGCCAACTCTGGCTTCTTTTTGCAAAATTTAACTATGGCCGATATAAATAATGATGGCTGGGTTGACATTTTTGCCTGTGATGACAATGCTGCCAGTCACATCTACCTCAATGACGGTGCAGGAAACTTTACCACTCAATCCAATATCATCAATTTCAATTTACCAAACGGCTCTGACAATTCAGGGAACTATGGTAGCGTATGGACAGATTTTGACAATGATGGCGATTTGGATTTATATATTGCAAAATGTCGTCAATCGGTTCAGAATCCTAATGACCCAAGACGTATTAACGTGATGTTTGTAAACAACGGTAATGGCACTTTCACCGAAAATGCTGCTGCTTACAATATCAACATCGGCTGGCAAACATGGACAGCATCTTTTGGTGATATTGACAATGATGGCGACCTCGATTTAATGATTACCAATCACGACCACGACAGTCAGATTTTTCAGAATGACGGTACAGGAGTTTATACAGATATTACCGCAGCAACAGGATTCTATGTTTCAGACATTACACCCATTGAAAGTGTGATGGAAGATTTTGACAACGATGGCTTTGTGGACATTTTCGTTACCGGAAGTAATTCCCGTTTTTGGAGAAATAATGGCAATGGTACCTTTACCAAAATTGAAGGTCTGTTTAATAACAATGCCATGGAGTCGTTTGCGATTGGAGACGCCAATCACGATGGTTGGATTGACATAATGGCAAGCTATGCTGCTATCTACACTACACCCACCTCAGTAGATGATGTACTATGGATTAACAATGGCAGCAAACAAAATATTATTGACGGCATAGCAGGATTACCTACCAACAACTTTTTTAATGTGGTGCTTGAAGGAAATACCTCCAATAAAGATGCCATTGGTGCCCGTGCTCTTATTTATGGTGCATGGGGCGTTCAGTTGCGCGAAGTTCGGGCAGGAGAAAGTTATGGCACCAACAATAGTGCAACTTTACATTTTGGTCTGGGAACAGCAACATCCATTGATTCTGTAGTAATTAAATGGCCTAGTGGTGTCAGTCAAACCATCAACAATCCTTCTGTCAATCAATTTTTATCAATTAAAGAAAACGATTGTGTTTCACCTGAGGCAATTGTTACTGCTTCGGCACCATTGGTGTTATGCAATACCGGACAAACTTTAACATTAACGGCTCCTGCCGGGTATAATTACCTCTGGAGCGACAGTAGTACAACACAATCAATAACGATCACGCAAACCGGTGAATATTATGTAACCATCACACAAGTCGGAAACAATTGCAGTGCCACATCCGCCACCCAAGTTGTTATTGCATCACCCGATCAAACACCATCTATTGCAGCGCTTGGCGAAACTATTTTCTGTAATGGCGGCAGTGTACAAATTCAAGGCCCTCCGGGATTGAACAGCTACCTTTGGTCAAATGGTGATACCACACAAGTGGCAACAGCAACCACAAATGGCCCGATTACTTTAACCATACAAGGAATTTGTCAGCCATTTACTTCCGATCCTATTAACATTACAGTAAACACTGTGACTGATCCTACAGCCAATGACGTAACCATGACTGCTGCCGGCAGTGCTAACTTAACTGCAACAAGTGGCAACAATATATCATGGTATGCTACCAATGCCGGTGGTACGCCATTAGCTACAGGGCAAAATTACACCACTCCTTTCCTGACAGCCAACACTACTTACTATATGCAGGCAACCGATACTTTCGGTGGTGGCATTTACGCAGTTGGCTTACCCACATGGTCAGGAAATGGTTCCGGATATCCGGGCAACGGCACCAATGCCACAACAGAATTTGATGTAACTAAAAACTGCACCTTGAAGTCCGTTAAGGTATTC
This portion of the Bacteroidia bacterium genome encodes:
- a CDS encoding response regulator transcription factor translates to MAKKKNQICDVNKTLTDKKLKVIIVDDNKNIRESVSLLLQDTPSLQLVAAYDSGVECIKHLEEIMPDIILMDIDMPKMSGIETVKIIRNSFPGLPILMLTGFEDDDKVFDSICAGANGYILKNASMDLLINQIHEAYLGGAPMTPVIARKVLNMFSASFVNHQENENYNLSKREKEVLELLVNGKSYKVIATELAISYETVHSHIKKIYHKLHVSSIGEAVSKTIKQKILGK
- a CDS encoding TonB-dependent receptor, translated to MCVLLSANAQQYKVIGKVTDESSGLPGVAIYTDENHATTTDVDGNFQLPLEKGSWVLKMRLLGYENYERAIQVDTTIENLHVKLIPLRKQLQSVVVSAGKFEQKQEEVTVSMETIKPKSFETTGDNNVETALEHVTGLNVNDGQANIRGGSGFSYGAGSRVLVLVDDMPMLSADANDAKWSFLPIENLEQIEIIKGASSALYGSSAMNGVINFRTGYAKSEPITKIVQYNGIYDSPRRKEIKWWGKATQMLSGANMFHSQKFGQWDFVAGGHYLLDEGFRKGETEKRARININTRYKFPKIEGLAVGVNANYMESFGGLFIIWNDDTTGAYIPSGGVDDSTSTLSNYHTVRYNIDPFITYHHKKGFSAKWRSRYFRTLNYNDTDQEAFADLYYSEVQLQQRFEKWNLVLTGGGVVTDGGVRSDLYGSRKTYNKALYAQADKKFFDRLNLSLGWRWEQFRFRYSKAESKPVVRAGVNLRLLRATYLRSSYGQGYRFPSIAEKYVKTRVGSIVIYPNDSIFSESGWSAEIGLRQLFAVGKQFSGYVDASVFRSEYKNMLEFAFGSYGDPFKDPLFGLGFKSLNIGNTRIDGMEFELGVQATILKKINLQLGGGYTYIDPELTDFDSLKASTGTVSFNFLKYRYRNLFKGYGSVGYGKISLAVNCRYNSFMENIDVVFNELLPGVKRYRAEHDKGDWIYDANLSYKLNPQMAFSVIARNLFNHEYSGIPSQLEAPRMWLFQIIITP
- the dprA gene encoding DNA-processing protein DprA is translated as MENKLTTENLVYQIALSLLPGVGDVIAKNLVGYCGGAEAVFNEKQQALLKIPNVGQVVAEKIKKGKVEALKKAEGEICFIEKNKIKPLFFTSDDYPKRLKSCNDSPILLYVKGNANLNPIKCIAFVGTRNATDYGKMVTENLIGEMAALKGIMTISGLAYGIDIAAHKASLKNNIPTTGVVAHGLDTIYPSEHRSTAEKMQTTGAVVSEFMSKTRADKENFPRRNRIIAGMADAVIVVESGTKGGSLITAELANSYNRDVFAIPGNIDKEYSKGCNALIRNNKANLIQSLADIEYLMGWDKEEHKSIPKQAKLFEELSADEQLLVDFLKENSKADIDSICFRSGIKLNKIPSLLLNLELKGVIKNYPGKVYDLI
- a CDS encoding superoxide dismutase, translated to MSFQLPPLPYAPDALEPHIDTRTMEIHHGKHHQAYVTNLNNAITGTDAEKMSIDDICKNISKFSMAVRNNGGGHYNHSLFWTIMAPNAGGAPKGKLAEAINSAFGSFDEFKTKFNQAAATRFGSGWAWLIKNAAGKLEVCSTPNQDNPLMDIAEVKGTPLLGIDVWEHAYYLHYQNRRPDYCSAFWNVVNWDEVTKRFEK
- a CDS encoding AsmA-like C-terminal region-containing protein, which codes for MNKYLRYFVFLLLTCLALLLITMGLSVLLQDKIKQSVIEEINNTLNTPVTVSEIDFSLLRFFPNASLTLKNVVIKGNPLKDAERHLLKAGKIDLVLSISSLFSSTTQLKKIEITDAELNILTNEKGQKNDQIFKQGDSNNTFAADFKKVYLTNVNLLIENKSSDFILQTHLNTGLATGNFKNKTFELKTEADLFAEVIRHENISYIKQKPILLNGVISVDLRNEIYAFNDLKIQLANLNIKAKGKIEKRNETFLDLNFTSTKANAAALLSILPSNWVAPQILNYRYHGNINFDTHIYGIASSKQSPTIEINFGTDKTDIIPDNENYALKNVALKGFYSNRKSGKNISVLSLKNILANIEGKQIKGEVYLENLKNPYFNIQLDADVSLASLSRYLPADFTEEQQGSISLHGKINGQADKKETYRSNGTLTLNNLKFKLKKRNITVNSISGKIYFNNADVKVESLKILAGQSDVIINANILNFYNYIFRDNQIITINGIIESHFLDAGELLAGNQSSDTSDFDLPAYLNLNASLSADEVKFRKFNAKNLTGNIALQDKILNTKQLSFNAMEGHITLDGIINTNFKDEVHISSDAKIESINIEKLFYETGNFGQQLLTDKNIRGMLTASVQLATYWTKQLDVKPSRTIASADLTINNGALIDFKPMLKLSRFVKGSDLQNVRFSKLQNTIRINEQKIFIPTMDIRSTAMNMTISGTHSFDNFVDYKIQMKLSQLLGKKVRQLNTEFGTIEDDGSGGLNLFLTMKGPLDNPKFSYDRKGVEKKITESVKTGKDDFLKILKEEITGKKTTPEPPPQKKKELEIDYDN